From Maylandia zebra isolate NMK-2024a linkage group LG11, Mzebra_GT3a, whole genome shotgun sequence, one genomic window encodes:
- the LOC143421172 gene encoding DC-STAMP domain-containing protein 2-like isoform X4, translating to MKMRSEERKQLLMKSDISVQVKRGGVTETIRGALSRPAGRSRLSGRRKLRAHLVEVGQRMVAFVSGLLIASLYGLMTLFLQKQPLWFCAHTTLCLAGLAAFGMGLSVSVRASIMVMLPSMCSGHGRNFLLLMFVSLLVSGPLSNTLENTERAASSLLCGAELAANQTQELMQKAATPLFSVLDHIREISRNAYAVAGRVQNFIYAMTDSIRHVARALRNVLRFLADIGDICNEKMGTPYRKCRSLFEEARSDCSELLGDFNFLCNIVDGFLPLCNLARAGEFFCIVPSYIADHLRKRLAAPVIAVFQKMKREFEFNISASLDFDLDANSSQSLHQMSQSIMSEISSELQVFQKLSGPLAYIGLVLLACSFLRAVQYRHRYLHNIKFDNNYITAQFKDLDQRVTSVGGASVFPITRREAKTYITPLSFQLTYRERRAVMAGLVSVFRHLIIGSLLVALDFLVFWILDQVHHQVTEDIVARVPVTVAVQVNGSGYASDIYRDVVASFNILQRGNITVISKKCLLEPSEPNYNTCFILGFLLGLALLVSLTSGFMQRCRRLICASYHPEREQERIRFLRQQILDQRRGVRRALRRSVGRSTTDPGGGGGRLHALLIRERHSLLCLRPDGPTSSLTRGSLRAARTITPPSPTVVVAG from the exons atgaagatgaggagTGAAGAAAGGAAACAGCTCCTGATGAAAAGTGACATCTCAGTCCAGGTGAAGAGGGGCGGAGTCACAGAGACTATCCGAGGAGCTCTGAGCAG ACCGGCGGGACGCTCTCGACTCAGCggcaggaggaagctcagagctCACCTGGTGGAGGTGGGGCAGAGGATGGTGGCGTTTGTATCCGGGCTGCTGATCGCGTCTCTGTACGGACTCATGACTCTCTTCCTGCAGAAACAGCCGCTGTGGTTCTGCGCCCACACCACGTTGTGCTTGGCTGGTCTGGCAGCGTTCGGTATGGGGCTGTCGGTCAGCGTCAGGGCCAGCATCATGGTCATGCTGCCCTCCATGTGCTCAG GTCATGGCAGgaacttcctcctcctcatgtTCGTGTCGCTGCTCGTGTCCGGTCCGCTCAGCAACACGTTGGAGAACACCGAGCGAGCCGCCTCCAGCCTGCTGTGTGGAGCTGAGCTGGCAGCCAATCAAACGCAGGAACTGATGCAGAAAGCAGCCACGCCCCTCTTCT CCGTGTTGGACCACATCAGGGAGATCAGCAGAAACGCGTACGCCGTCGCAGGAAGAGTCCAGAACTTCATCTACGCTATGACAGACAGCATCCGCCATGTTG CTCGCGCGCTGAGGAATGTCCTACGCTTCCTGGCCGATATCGGGGACATCTGTAACGAAAAGATGGGAACTCCGTACAGGAAGTGCCGGTCACTGTTTGAGGAAGCTCGAAGCGACTGCTCTGAGCTGCTGGGCGACTTCAACTTCCTGTGCAACATCGTGGACGGCTTCCTGCCGCTCTGCAACCTGGCCCGCG CTGGCGAGTTCTTCTGCATCGTCCCTTCCTACATCGCCGACCACCTGAGGAAACGTCTCGCGGCTC CTGTCATTGCAGTGTTTCAGAAGATGAAGCGTGAGTTTGAGTTCAACATCTCCGCCTCACTGGACTTTGACCTGGATGCCAACAGCAGCCAGTCTCTGCACCAGATGTCTCAGAGCATCATGTCGGAGATTTCATCGGAACTTCAAGTGTTTCAGAAGCTGAGTGGACCGCTGGCGTACATCGGCCTCGTCCTGCTCGCCTGCTCCTTCCTCAG ggcAGTGCAGTACAGACACAGGTACCTCCACAATATTAAATTTGATAACAACTACATCACTGCTCAGTTTAAAGACCTTGACCAAAGGGTGACCTCAGTAGGCGGAGCCTCTGTGTTTCCAATCACGCGCAGAGAGGCCAAGACCTACATCACACCAC TGTCATTTCAGCTGACGTACAGAGAGCGGCGGGCGGTGATGGCGGGCTTGGTTTCGGTCTTCAGGCACCTGATCATAGGCAGCCTGCTGGTGGCGCTGGACTTCCTGGTGTTCTGGATTCTGGATCAGGTGCACCACCAGGTGACGGAGGACATTGTGGCCAGAG TTCCGGTCACGGTGGCGGTCCAGGTGAACGGGTCGGGTTACGCCTCAGACATCTACAGAGACGTGGTGGCCTCGTTCAACATCCTGCAGCGGGGAAACATCACCGTGATCAGCAAGAAGTGCCTGCTGGAGCCGTCAGAACCAAACTACAACACGTGTTTCATCCTCG gcttcctgttgggtttggcTCTGCTTGTGTCTCTGACCAGCGGATTCATGCAGCGCTGCAGACGCCTCATCTGTGCTTCATATCACCCTGAGAGAGAGCAG GAGAGGATCCGGTTCCTCCGCCAGCAGATCCTGGATCAGAGGAGGGGGGTGCGCAGAGCCCTGAGGAGGTCTGTGGGCAGGAGCACAACCGAcccgggaggaggaggaggacgtctCCATGCTCTGCTGATACG GGAAAGACACTCGCTGCTGTGTTTGCGTCCTGATGGGCCGACATCCTCGCTCACTCGTGGTTCCCTCAGAGCAGCCCGGACCATCACACCACCGAGTCCGACTGTAGTGGTGGCAGGTTGA